The following coding sequences lie in one Cotesia glomerata isolate CgM1 linkage group LG5, MPM_Cglom_v2.3, whole genome shotgun sequence genomic window:
- the LOC123265229 gene encoding TD and POZ domain-containing protein 1-like, with translation MSLEEIKSTGYVKFVWPAKLCTWSEIIYSTDFEIENLENVTFNIGLRFVSGSTNNFVLWVKKSTSEPASALIKVMVGNVPTQTDTIDWKRSCIISESMTISGQTLSRNLRDNCHGSHYFYEIEITCEIFWKSKIKSTLNNNLYNKVQKFYNSEELSDVIIIVDKVKIPAHKVILAAHSEVFAKMLQSEMKEAKDGEINIGNFDPEIILEMLHYCYKGETKASQDTEVALQMLEVADIYQIINLKEICELTLMKNMSVDNVLNIIDAADDHNAVDLRKSAIKFIVLHSKKVLASSKFQQLFYRKQDLMFELMCAVGNI, from the coding sequence ATGAGCCTTGAAGAGATTAAATCCACGGGTTATGTAAAATTTGTCTGGCCAGCTAAACTTTGTACTTGGTccgaaataatttattctactgATTTTGAAATAGAAAATCTTGAGAATGTTACTTTCAACATCGGGTTAAGATTTGTATCTGgatcaacaaataattttgttttatggGTCAAAAAATCAACTTCAGAACCAGCTAGTGCTTTAATCAAGGTGATGGTTGGTAACGTGCCGACTCAGACTGATACTATTGATTGGAAAAGGTCCTGTATTATTTCAGAATCTATGACTATTTCTGGACAAACACTAAGTCGAAATTTACGTGACAATTGCCACGGTAGTCATTATTTCTACGAAATCGAAATTACGTGCGAGATATTTTggaaaagtaaaataaaaagtactcTTAACAACAATCTGTATAATAAGGTGCAGAAATTCTACAACTCAGAAGAACTCAGTGATGTTATAATCATTGTTGACAAGGTCAAAATTCCAGCGCATAAAGTCATTTTAGCTGCTCATAGTGAAGTATTTGCAAAAATGCTGCAATCTGAAATGAAAGAAGCTAAGGACGGTGAAATAAACATTGGAAATTTTGATCCAGAAATAATTCTGGAAATGCTCCATTATTGTTACAAGGGAGAGACTAAGGCAAGCCAGGATACTGAAGTAGCGTTGCAGATGCTTGAAGTTGctgatatttatcaaattattaaccTCAAGGAAATTTGTGAGCTTACgttgatgaaaaatatgtctgTTGATAATGTTCTCAACATAATTGACGCAGCTGATGATCATAACGCAGTTGACTTACGCAAGAGtgccattaaatttattgttcttCACAGCAAAAAAGTGTTGGCTTCAAGTAAATTTCAGCAATTGTTTTATAGAAAACAAGACTTGATGTTCGAGCTAATGTGTGCTGTCGGGAacatataa
- the LOC123265230 gene encoding kelch-like protein 38, with translation MSLIIEKKDDNYVKLIWPVKLCQSFAKNYYSDQFRIDNINNVSFSMKLELGGSSLKPTFNLSVRKSNSEPAYAVVKVMIGNFLINQSHEWISSCYFSDIIIPKGVEIIPQFTVYSFGITCEIFWKSTPTISLDNNLYNEMRKFYNSEELSDVTIIVDETKIPAHKVVLAAQSEVFAKMLQSEMKEAKDGEINIKDHDPEIILEMLHYCYRGATKARYNIEIALQMLEVANYYQIMKLKEISKSTLMNNMSVDNVIRIIDTADNYDAVDLRQKAKEFIIAHCKELFPSNEFQELFFRKQKLMLEIVRALGDK, from the coding sequence ATGAGTcttattattgagaaaaagGACGACAACTACGTAAAACTTATTTGGCCTGTCAAACTTTGTCAAAGTtttgctaaaaattattactcagATCAATTTAGGATTGATAATATCAACAACGTTAGTTTTAGTATGAAATTAGAACTAGGTGGTTCATCATTAAAACCAACTTTTAATTTGTCGGTACGAAAATCAAATTCAGAACCAGCGTACGCTGTAGTTAAAGTGATGATcggaaattttttgataaatcaaTCTCATGAATGGATATCTTCATGTTACTTTAGTGACATAATTATCCCAAAAGGTGTTGAAATAATTCCTCAATTCACTGTTTATAGTTTTGGCATTACGTGcgaaatattttggaaaagtACTCCAACAATCAGCCTTGATAACAATCTTTACAACGAGATGCGGAAATTCTACAACTCGGAAGAACTCAGTGATGTTACAATCATTGTTGACGAGACCAAAATTCCAGCGCATAAAGTCGTTTTAGCCGCTCAAAGCGAAGTATTCGCAAAAATGCTGCAATCTGAAATGAAAGAAGCTAAGGacggtgaaataaatattaaagatcaTGATCCAGAAATAATTCTTGAAATGTTGCATTATTGTTACAGGGGAGCAACGAAGGCAAGATATAATATCGAAATAGCTTTGCAGATGCTTGAGGTAGCCAATTACTACCAAATAATGAAACTCAAGGAGATTTCTAAGTCGACGTTGATGAACAATATGTCAGTTGATAATGTTATCAGAATAATTGACACCGCTGATAACTATGACGCTGTGGATTTACGCCAGAAAGCTAAGGAATTTATTATTGCTCATTGTAAAGAATTATTTCCATCCAATGAATTCCAGGAGCTGTTTTTTAGAAAACAAAAACTGATGCTTGAAATTGTTCGAGCTCTCGGCGATAAGTAA